From a region of the Listeria monocytogenes ATCC 19117 genome:
- a CDS encoding competence protein CoiA, producing MIIIFTARNNMGETFTITKMNVERIKQEERLFCKSCASPVMIKAGQIKIPHFAHEKTMKCAFASEGESEEHLAAKKQIMAWYCYQSIPVEVESYFPEIKRQADIFVNGKAVIEFQRSSISISEMIQRTMDYLSIGLEVHWILGQVVKKEKGRICLSAFQQAFIQSDKKLGYHFWHYSTEREICTLYYHLTFEKGNRFFASEMKFSMKAPFSEWKKKLARIITRHAYVKRDRELERQKICFYYAKFKKHGQFMQKLFNAGYYLHYLPKEIGVDLEEQFLVITPAVEWQFDLWEKFFKGLEKGDTFSECCFFESFQSVVTQILTIWLSPNESLKLGKSYLSYLIGEGVLSTIPDNRYRVKRKMVFTNTRAAHI from the coding sequence GTGATAATTATTTTTACAGCCAGAAATAACATGGGAGAAACTTTTACTATTACTAAGATGAATGTGGAACGAATCAAGCAAGAAGAAAGACTGTTTTGTAAGTCTTGTGCAAGCCCAGTAATGATAAAAGCAGGACAGATAAAAATACCGCACTTTGCCCACGAGAAGACAATGAAGTGTGCATTTGCTTCTGAAGGGGAGAGCGAGGAACATTTAGCAGCTAAAAAACAAATCATGGCCTGGTATTGCTATCAAAGTATTCCTGTGGAAGTGGAAAGTTATTTTCCAGAAATAAAACGACAAGCAGATATTTTTGTGAATGGGAAGGCAGTAATTGAATTTCAACGTTCTTCTATTTCAATTAGTGAAATGATTCAACGAACAATGGACTACTTATCAATTGGATTAGAAGTTCACTGGATACTCGGGCAAGTGGTTAAGAAGGAGAAGGGACGTATTTGTCTTTCTGCATTCCAGCAAGCCTTTATTCAATCTGATAAGAAATTGGGTTATCATTTTTGGCACTATTCTACTGAGCGAGAGATTTGTACACTTTATTATCATCTAACATTTGAAAAAGGAAATCGTTTTTTCGCAAGTGAAATGAAATTTTCTATGAAGGCACCTTTTAGTGAATGGAAGAAGAAGTTAGCTAGAATTATTACACGCCATGCCTATGTAAAACGAGATAGAGAACTCGAAAGACAAAAAATTTGTTTTTATTATGCTAAATTTAAAAAACATGGACAATTTATGCAAAAATTATTTAATGCCGGTTATTATTTGCATTATTTACCGAAAGAGATAGGTGTGGATTTAGAAGAACAATTTTTAGTTATCACACCTGCTGTTGAATGGCAATTTGATTTGTGGGAAAAGTTTTTTAAAGGTCTGGAGAAAGGAGATACTTTTAGCGAATGCTGCTTTTTTGAGAGTTTTCAATCAGTTGTAACCCAAATTTTAACTATCTGGCTTTCTCCAAATGAAAGTTTGAAGTTAGGAAAATCATATCTTTCTTATTTGATTGGTGAAGGGGTGTTATCTACCATACCAGATAATCGATATCGTGTGAAACGGAAAATGGTTTTTACTAATACTCGAGCAGCACATATATAA
- the mecA gene encoding adaptor protein MecA, which yields MEIERINEDTIKFYISYLDLEERGFNQEDVWYDREKSEELFWDMMDELKYEEEFSPEGPLWIQVQALKHGLEVFVTKATIGGKGEDGFDVTLSSPDELAEEKIEKLLEENFNPVKKEALGDDDTLEFILEFRDFEDAISLSRATGLENLVTKLYSYQGKYYLNVEFPENKYDESNIDNAVSILLEYGLESNLTGYMLAEYGKVIFDVPALKQIRKHF from the coding sequence ATGGAAATTGAACGAATTAATGAGGATACAATCAAGTTTTATATCTCTTATCTGGATTTGGAAGAGCGAGGTTTTAACCAAGAAGATGTTTGGTATGATCGCGAGAAAAGTGAAGAGCTTTTCTGGGATATGATGGATGAGCTGAAATATGAAGAAGAGTTCTCTCCGGAAGGTCCGCTCTGGATACAAGTCCAAGCCTTAAAACATGGCTTAGAAGTATTCGTAACAAAAGCTACAATTGGTGGAAAAGGCGAAGATGGCTTCGATGTCACGCTTAGCTCGCCAGATGAGCTTGCAGAAGAAAAAATCGAAAAACTACTCGAAGAAAACTTTAATCCAGTGAAGAAAGAAGCACTTGGAGACGATGATACACTAGAGTTTATTTTAGAGTTCCGTGATTTTGAAGATGCTATTTCTCTTTCACGAGCGACTGGACTAGAAAATTTAGTAACTAAGCTATACTCGTATCAAGGAAAGTATTATTTGAATGTAGAATTTCCTGAGAATAAATATGATGAATCTAACATTGACAATGCCGTTAGTATTTTGCTTGAGTACGGTTTAGAGTCGAATTTAACTGGTTATATGCTAGCTGAGTACGGAAAAGTAATCTTTGACGTTCCTGCATTAAAGCAAATTAGAAAACATTTCTAA
- the spxA gene encoding transcriptional regulator SpxA, with amino-acid sequence MVTLYTSPSCTSCRKARAWLEEHDIPYKERNIFSEPLSLDEIKEILRMTEDGTDEIISTRSKTFQKLNVDLDSLPLQQLFELIQKNPGLLRRPIIIDEKRLQVGYNEDEIRRFLPRRVRTYQLREAQKMVN; translated from the coding sequence ATGGTAACGTTATACACTTCACCTAGTTGCACATCTTGCCGAAAAGCTCGTGCATGGTTGGAAGAACATGATATCCCTTATAAGGAAAGAAACATTTTTTCTGAGCCACTTAGTTTGGATGAAATTAAAGAAATTCTTCGTATGACTGAGGATGGTACAGATGAAATTATTTCCACTCGTTCAAAAACGTTCCAAAAACTGAACGTGGATTTAGATAGTCTTCCTTTGCAACAACTATTTGAATTAATCCAGAAAAATCCTGGCTTATTAAGACGTCCTATCATTATTGATGAAAAACGTTTGCAAGTTGGGTACAATGAAGATGAAATTCGCCGTTTCTTACCGCGCCGTGTACGTACGTATCAACTACGTGAAGCGCAAAAAATGGTTAACTAA
- a CDS encoding ABC transporter ATP-binding protein, which produces MTEQREKLLEIHNLKQYFNKGTASEVRAVDDISFDIYKGETLGLVGESGCGKSTTGRTIIRLYDATGGEVIYNGKDVHARKSRKEMLEFRRKMQMIFQDPYASLNPRMKVKDIIAEGIRIHGLAKTPEETNKQVYDLLETVGLSKEHAGRYPHEFSGGQRQRIGIARALAVQPEFIIADEPISALDVSIQAQVVNLLRQLQKEKNLTYLFIAHDLSMVKYISDRIGVMYFGKLVELAPANDLYHAPLHPYTESLLSAIPLPDPNYERTRVRKTYDPTSHNYKDGDEIKMREIAPGHFVYCSEEEEVMYKEKHAKLTAEAAAK; this is translated from the coding sequence ATGACTGAACAAAGAGAAAAATTATTAGAGATTCATAATCTAAAACAATACTTCAACAAAGGTACTGCAAGTGAAGTACGCGCGGTTGATGATATTTCTTTTGATATTTATAAAGGTGAAACACTTGGTTTAGTAGGTGAATCTGGTTGTGGTAAATCTACAACTGGGCGTACTATCATTCGTTTATACGATGCAACTGGCGGAGAAGTTATTTATAACGGTAAAGATGTGCACGCACGTAAAAGCCGTAAAGAAATGCTTGAATTCCGTCGTAAAATGCAAATGATTTTCCAAGATCCATACGCATCTTTAAATCCGCGTATGAAAGTTAAAGATATCATTGCTGAAGGTATTCGTATTCATGGCCTTGCTAAAACACCTGAAGAAACGAATAAACAAGTATACGATTTGTTAGAAACAGTTGGATTAAGTAAAGAACATGCTGGCCGTTATCCACATGAGTTTTCCGGCGGTCAACGTCAACGTATTGGTATCGCTCGTGCGCTTGCTGTTCAACCAGAATTCATTATTGCCGATGAGCCTATTTCCGCACTAGATGTATCTATCCAAGCGCAAGTAGTAAACTTATTACGTCAATTGCAGAAAGAAAAAAATCTAACTTACCTATTCATTGCCCACGATTTATCAATGGTTAAATACATTAGTGATCGTATTGGCGTAATGTACTTCGGTAAATTAGTAGAGTTAGCGCCAGCAAATGATTTGTATCATGCGCCGCTACACCCTTATACAGAATCACTTTTATCCGCGATTCCTTTGCCAGATCCAAATTATGAACGTACTCGTGTGCGTAAAACATATGACCCAACGTCTCATAACTATAAAGATGGCGATGAAATTAAAATGCGCGAAATTGCTCCTGGACATTTTGTTTATTGTTCAGAAGAAGAAGAAGTTATGTATAAAGAAAAGCATGCTAAGCTAACTGCTGAAGCTGCTGCGAAATAA
- a CDS encoding ABC transporter ATP-binding protein gives MEKLLEVKDLNISFHTYAGEVKAIRGVNFDLYKGETLAIVGESGSGKSVTTKSIMRLLPEGNSEIKSGQILFNGMDIAKAHEKQMQKIRGKDIAMIFQDPMTSLNPTMTIGKQISEPLIKHQKISKHEAHKTALRLLQLVGIANAEERIKQYPHQFSGGMRQRVVIAISLACNPQILIADEPTTALDVTIQAQILDLMKDLQKKIDTSIIFITHDLGVVANVADRVAVMYGGKIVEIGTVDEIFYNPQHPYTWGLISSMPTLDTDDEELFVIPGTPPDLLHPPKGDAFAARNKYAMQIDLEEEPPLFKVSDTHYAATWLLHPDAPEVTPPDAVLRRQEQFAELHPGMQAVHAKGVEVE, from the coding sequence ATGGAAAAGCTATTAGAAGTTAAAGATTTAAATATTTCATTCCACACATATGCCGGTGAAGTAAAGGCGATTCGTGGAGTTAATTTTGACTTATATAAAGGGGAAACCTTAGCGATTGTTGGCGAATCTGGTTCTGGTAAATCAGTAACGACAAAATCGATTATGCGTTTACTTCCAGAAGGTAACTCAGAAATTAAAAGTGGCCAAATTTTATTTAACGGAATGGATATCGCTAAAGCTCACGAAAAACAAATGCAAAAAATTCGTGGGAAAGATATAGCTATGATTTTCCAAGATCCAATGACATCATTAAATCCTACGATGACAATTGGTAAACAAATTTCTGAACCACTTATTAAGCACCAAAAAATCAGTAAACATGAAGCACATAAAACAGCACTTCGTTTACTTCAATTAGTTGGTATTGCAAACGCAGAAGAAAGAATTAAACAATATCCTCACCAATTTTCAGGTGGGATGCGTCAACGGGTTGTTATTGCGATTTCACTTGCATGTAACCCACAAATTCTTATTGCAGATGAGCCAACAACAGCGCTAGATGTAACTATCCAAGCGCAAATTTTAGATTTAATGAAGGATTTACAGAAAAAAATTGATACGTCGATTATCTTTATTACCCATGACCTTGGTGTTGTAGCAAACGTTGCAGACCGTGTAGCTGTTATGTACGGTGGTAAAATTGTTGAAATCGGAACAGTTGATGAAATTTTCTATAATCCACAACATCCTTATACATGGGGACTAATTAGCTCTATGCCTACTTTGGATACAGATGATGAAGAATTATTTGTTATTCCTGGTACGCCACCTGATTTACTTCATCCTCCAAAAGGGGACGCATTTGCTGCGCGTAATAAATACGCAATGCAAATTGACCTTGAAGAAGAGCCACCACTATTTAAGGTGTCTGATACACATTATGCGGCTACATGGTTGCTTCATCCTGATGCACCAGAAGTAACGCCACCTGATGCTGTATTACGTCGCCAAGAGCAGTTTGCGGAACTTCATCCTGGCATGCAAGCTGTCCATGCGAAAGGGGTAGAAGTAGAATGA
- the opp3C gene encoding oligopeptide ABC transporter permease produces MAEHKIAKERFQPAHILDAEAEKINRPSLTFLQDSWLRIRKNKAALVSLIVLALVIIMAIVGPYLSQNLGPKHDINRQITENASLPPKVQGFENMPFWNGHQSIGGEDVDIYKQNNIKEGTYYWLGSDTLGRDQFARIWAGTRVSLIIAVVAALCDLIIGVAYGLISGYVGGRVDNFMQRVLEVIGAIPNLVVVILMMLILEPGIVSIIIAIAMTSWITMARVVRGQVLKLKNQEFVMASMTLGESTPKILIKHLIPNISGIIIINIMFSIPSAIFFEAFLSFIGLGLPAPAASLGVLVNDGYKTLQVLPYMILYPCIVLCIIMIAFNLIADGLRDAFDPKMRD; encoded by the coding sequence ATGGCAGAACATAAAATTGCAAAAGAAAGATTTCAGCCAGCACACATTCTGGATGCAGAAGCAGAGAAAATTAATCGTCCAAGTTTAACTTTCTTGCAAGATTCTTGGCTTCGTATTCGTAAAAATAAAGCGGCTTTAGTTTCTCTAATTGTATTAGCACTTGTTATTATCATGGCAATTGTTGGGCCTTATTTATCACAAAATCTAGGACCAAAACATGATATTAACCGACAAATCACTGAAAATGCGAGTCTTCCTCCAAAAGTTCAAGGCTTTGAAAATATGCCTTTCTGGAATGGTCATCAATCTATTGGTGGAGAAGATGTTGATATTTATAAACAAAATAATATTAAAGAGGGTACTTACTACTGGTTAGGTAGTGATACGCTTGGACGTGACCAATTTGCTCGTATTTGGGCTGGTACACGTGTATCTCTTATTATTGCTGTTGTAGCAGCGCTTTGTGACCTTATAATTGGGGTTGCTTACGGTTTGATTTCTGGTTATGTTGGAGGCCGTGTAGATAATTTCATGCAACGTGTTTTAGAAGTTATTGGTGCAATTCCAAACTTAGTTGTGGTTATTTTAATGATGTTAATACTCGAACCAGGTATTGTATCTATTATCATAGCAATCGCAATGACGAGTTGGATAACGATGGCCCGGGTAGTCAGGGGACAAGTTTTAAAACTTAAAAACCAAGAATTTGTTATGGCTTCCATGACTTTAGGGGAATCTACTCCTAAAATTCTTATAAAACATTTAATACCAAATATTTCTGGGATTATTATCATTAACATCATGTTTAGTATTCCTAGTGCGATTTTCTTTGAAGCCTTCTTAAGCTTTATTGGGCTTGGTCTTCCAGCGCCAGCAGCGTCTCTTGGTGTCTTGGTAAATGATGGATATAAAACATTACAAGTATTACCGTATATGATTCTGTATCCATGTATTGTACTTTGTATCATTATGATTGCATTTAACTTAATTGCAGATGGCTTGCGTGATGCCTTCGATCCTAAAATGCGCGATTAA
- the opp3b gene encoding oligopeptide ABC transporter permease, with amino-acid sequence MVKYTLKRVLYMLITLFIIASVTFVLMKFLPGTPYRNQEKLSDEQIHMMNEKYGLNDSIPVQYLNYMTGLVKGDLGVSFQLDNRPVSEILSALIGPSVQLALEAMAFGVIFGILLGVIAAMYQNRWPDYTSTFIAILGKSVPSFVFATVLQYWLGAKLQIFPVAGWGTFADTILPAFALAMFPLATAARFMRTELIDVFASDYVLLAKAKGNSRTEVAVKHAIRNALIPLITVLGPLSVALMTGSLVIENIYSIPGIGSQFVSSIQTNDYPVIMGTTILFAVMLVFVILVVDILYGLIDPRIRVSGGRK; translated from the coding sequence ATGGTTAAATATACGTTAAAAAGAGTATTATATATGCTTATAACGTTATTCATCATTGCTTCGGTTACGTTTGTTCTTATGAAATTCTTACCTGGTACGCCTTACCGTAATCAGGAGAAACTATCTGACGAACAAATTCACATGATGAATGAAAAATATGGACTAAATGATTCAATTCCAGTCCAATACTTAAATTATATGACAGGTTTGGTAAAAGGTGACTTAGGTGTTTCCTTCCAACTTGATAATAGACCAGTGTCTGAGATTTTAAGTGCACTGATTGGTCCATCTGTCCAATTAGCACTCGAGGCAATGGCTTTTGGTGTTATTTTTGGTATTTTACTAGGGGTAATAGCGGCCATGTATCAGAATAGGTGGCCGGATTATACGAGTACATTTATAGCAATATTAGGTAAGTCAGTTCCATCTTTCGTATTTGCGACTGTTTTACAATACTGGCTTGGAGCAAAACTTCAAATTTTCCCAGTAGCAGGTTGGGGTACGTTTGCAGATACTATTCTGCCAGCATTCGCACTTGCGATGTTCCCGCTTGCAACAGCAGCTCGTTTCATGAGAACAGAGTTAATTGATGTATTTGCATCTGATTATGTTCTACTAGCCAAAGCGAAAGGGAATAGTAGAACGGAAGTAGCAGTTAAACATGCGATTCGTAATGCACTTATTCCTTTAATTACAGTTTTAGGACCATTATCAGTTGCACTGATGACTGGTTCCCTTGTTATTGAAAATATTTATAGTATTCCTGGTATCGGTAGCCAATTCGTTTCTTCTATTCAAACAAATGACTATCCAGTTATTATGGGAACTACAATTTTATTTGCTGTCATGTTGGTATTTGTTATCTTGGTAGTGGATATTCTTTACGGATTGATTGATCCTCGAATCCGTGTGTCTGGAGGTAGAAAATAA
- a CDS encoding peptide ABC transporter substrate-binding protein, with the protein MKKSKLFLTLGLTLLLSLVLVACGGGSDSKSDKKGSDSGKASGEQVLNLTESALIPSADSTKADDQVGLNVVNQTNEGLYALDKDGIPAIAGAAEEPKVSDDKTVYTIKLREDAKWSNGDPVTANDYVYSWRRAVDPNTAATYSYLFDAIKNGGDIVAGKKKPEELGIKAVDDYTLEVTLSKPTAYINSLFAFPTFFPLNEKFVTEKGEKYAQNSDNMLFNGPFELKDWTGTNKKWTYVKNDKYWDKDKVKLKQINVQVVQDSGTGLNLYNTDKVDRTVLSADYAAQNKNNKDYVTVNDSSTFYIKFNQKRAGKDTVFANKNIRKAIALAIDKQSYTDTVLKNGSKPANNLVPEGFTFDPGNKEDYTKESGKHLEYDVKEAQKAWKAGLKELGVNEITVEFTSDDTENARKSSEFIQDQLQKNLDGLTVKLKNVPFKVRLQNDQNQDYDFSMSGWGPDYQDPSTFLDLFVTDGAQNRMSYSNKDYDKILNDASVTYAADDQKRWDEMVKAEKILLTDDVAIQPLYQRSTAYLQKDYIKNLQKNPFGPDYTYKETYLTK; encoded by the coding sequence GTGAAAAAATCTAAATTATTTCTTACACTTGGATTAACACTATTACTAAGCTTAGTCTTGGTAGCATGCGGAGGCGGATCAGATTCCAAATCCGACAAAAAAGGCTCAGATTCAGGAAAAGCTTCAGGAGAGCAAGTACTTAACTTGACAGAAAGCGCACTAATTCCTTCTGCAGACAGCACAAAAGCGGATGACCAAGTTGGTTTGAACGTTGTAAACCAAACAAACGAAGGTCTATATGCGCTTGACAAAGATGGTATTCCTGCCATTGCCGGTGCTGCTGAAGAGCCAAAAGTTAGCGATGACAAAACAGTTTATACAATCAAACTTCGTGAAGATGCAAAATGGTCAAACGGAGACCCTGTAACTGCAAATGACTATGTTTACTCATGGCGTCGTGCAGTTGACCCTAACACTGCTGCAACATATTCTTACCTATTTGATGCAATCAAAAACGGTGGAGATATCGTAGCTGGCAAGAAAAAACCTGAAGAATTAGGAATTAAAGCAGTAGATGATTATACTTTAGAAGTTACTCTATCTAAACCAACTGCTTACATTAACTCACTATTCGCATTCCCGACTTTCTTCCCACTTAACGAAAAATTCGTTACGGAAAAAGGCGAAAAATATGCACAAAATAGTGATAACATGTTATTCAATGGACCTTTCGAGTTGAAAGACTGGACTGGAACAAACAAAAAATGGACTTACGTAAAAAATGATAAATATTGGGATAAAGATAAAGTTAAGTTGAAACAAATCAACGTACAAGTTGTTCAAGACTCCGGTACTGGACTTAACTTATACAACACTGACAAAGTTGACCGTACTGTATTGAGTGCAGACTATGCTGCTCAAAACAAAAACAATAAAGACTATGTAACAGTGAATGATTCTTCTACTTTCTACATTAAATTTAACCAAAAACGTGCTGGCAAAGATACAGTATTTGCTAACAAAAACATCCGTAAAGCTATAGCTCTTGCGATTGACAAACAATCGTATACTGATACAGTTCTTAAAAACGGATCTAAACCTGCAAACAACCTTGTACCAGAAGGTTTCACTTTTGACCCAGGTAACAAAGAAGATTATACAAAAGAATCTGGCAAACATTTAGAATATGATGTAAAAGAAGCTCAAAAAGCTTGGAAAGCTGGTTTGAAAGAATTAGGAGTTAACGAAATTACAGTTGAATTCACTAGTGATGACACTGAAAATGCGAGAAAATCTTCTGAATTCATTCAAGACCAACTACAAAAGAACTTAGACGGTCTTACAGTTAAACTTAAAAACGTACCATTTAAAGTTCGTTTACAAAATGACCAAAACCAAGATTACGATTTCTCTATGAGCGGCTGGGGTCCTGACTATCAAGATCCATCCACTTTCTTAGATCTATTCGTAACTGATGGTGCACAAAACAGAATGAGTTATTCTAACAAAGACTACGACAAGATTTTAAATGATGCTTCTGTAACTTATGCAGCTGACGATCAAAAACGTTGGGATGAAATGGTTAAAGCAGAAAAAATCCTTCTTACGGATGATGTAGCTATTCAACCACTTTATCAACGTTCTACTGCATACCTACAAAAAGACTACATTAAAAACTTGCAAAAAAATCCATTTGGTCCAGATTACACTTACAAAGAAACATACTTGACTAAATAA
- a CDS encoding DUF3899 domain-containing protein, protein MFLRITIYTLIQEAIIFGILLFGKNQSVSLSNYVDISFMVALIALLIGLFVYIMRSGFLDRVHNGFRSISRKIKREEENEFSDMPLSELVGLRYAGILFSSLLVMLSSILCMFL, encoded by the coding sequence ATGTTTTTACGAATTACTATTTATACACTTATTCAAGAAGCTATTATTTTTGGTATTTTACTTTTCGGAAAAAATCAGAGTGTTAGTTTAAGCAACTATGTGGATATTTCCTTTATGGTAGCACTTATCGCGCTCCTAATTGGATTGTTTGTTTATATTATGAGAAGTGGGTTTTTAGACCGCGTTCATAATGGTTTTCGAAGTATTTCTCGCAAAATTAAACGAGAAGAAGAAAATGAGTTTTCAGATATGCCTTTATCTGAATTAGTCGGTCTTCGATACGCTGGGATTTTGTTTAGTTCCCTACTTGTTATGCTATCTAGTATTCTATGTATGTTTTTGTAA
- the trpS gene encoding tryptophan--tRNA ligase, translated as MKKVIFSGIQPSGQLTLGNYIGALKQFGQFQDEYECFYCIVDEHAITVPQDRLKLREQTRSLAALYLAVGLDPEKATLFIQSEVAAHAQAAWILQCNVYIGELERMTQFKDKSDGKAGVSAGLLTYPPLMAADILLYQTDLVPVGEDQKQHIELTRDLAERFNKKHADIFTMPEVFIPKQGARVMSLQDPTKKMSKSDANLKNAIFLLDPPATIRKKIKSAVTDSSGIIEYNKEEKPGVSNLLTIYSVITGETISTIEEKYVGKGYGDFKTDLAELVVAELEPIQERYYAYLKSEELDTILDAGAEKAARVANKTLKKMENGVGLGRKRRR; from the coding sequence ATGAAAAAAGTAATATTTTCCGGAATTCAACCTAGTGGACAATTAACTTTAGGAAATTATATTGGAGCTTTGAAACAGTTTGGTCAGTTTCAAGATGAATATGAATGTTTTTATTGTATCGTTGACGAACACGCTATTACGGTTCCACAAGATAGATTAAAGCTTCGTGAGCAAACAAGAAGTTTAGCAGCTCTTTATTTAGCAGTTGGACTGGATCCTGAAAAAGCGACTCTTTTTATTCAATCTGAAGTTGCAGCACATGCTCAAGCAGCATGGATTTTACAATGTAACGTATATATTGGCGAATTAGAACGTATGACGCAGTTCAAAGATAAATCAGATGGGAAAGCAGGTGTCAGTGCTGGCCTTTTAACTTACCCACCATTGATGGCAGCTGATATTTTACTTTATCAAACCGATTTAGTTCCTGTTGGCGAGGATCAGAAGCAACATATCGAATTAACTCGCGACTTAGCAGAACGATTTAATAAAAAGCACGCAGATATTTTCACGATGCCAGAAGTATTCATTCCTAAACAAGGCGCACGAGTAATGTCCTTACAAGATCCAACGAAAAAAATGAGTAAATCTGATGCCAATTTGAAAAATGCTATCTTTTTACTTGACCCACCAGCTACCATTAGAAAAAAAATCAAAAGCGCTGTAACCGATTCTAGTGGTATTATTGAATATAATAAAGAAGAAAAACCAGGTGTGTCTAACTTACTAACTATCTATTCTGTTATCACTGGCGAAACAATTTCTACTATAGAAGAAAAATATGTTGGAAAAGGTTATGGCGATTTTAAAACAGATTTAGCTGAATTAGTTGTTGCTGAACTTGAGCCAATTCAAGAAAGGTACTATGCTTATCTAAAATCTGAGGAGCTGGACACTATATTAGACGCAGGAGCAGAAAAAGCTGCTCGCGTGGCTAATAAAACATTGAAGAAAATGGAAAATGGCGTGGGGCTTGGCCGCAAACGCAGAAGATAA
- a CDS encoding organic hydroperoxide resistance protein, with translation MKKLYETTVINTGGRSGEVHSPDNVFYFDISAPTELGGDGGGGTNPEQLFAAGYGACFNSALELVLGKAGIEAKSTVTATVSLYSDPEDNGFKIGVVLEGTIEGQDKEKTEALLKKAHEVCPYSKATRGNIDVEIKVG, from the coding sequence ATGAAAAAATTATATGAAACAACAGTCATTAATACAGGTGGAAGAAGTGGTGAAGTTCATTCGCCAGACAACGTATTTTACTTTGATATTTCTGCGCCAACAGAACTTGGTGGAGACGGCGGTGGTGGAACAAACCCAGAACAACTATTTGCGGCTGGATACGGAGCTTGTTTCAATAGCGCGTTAGAATTAGTTCTAGGAAAAGCTGGGATTGAAGCAAAGAGCACAGTAACAGCAACTGTCAGCTTATATAGTGATCCAGAAGACAACGGTTTTAAAATTGGTGTCGTATTAGAAGGAACTATCGAAGGACAAGATAAAGAAAAAACAGAAGCACTACTTAAAAAAGCACATGAAGTTTGTCCATATTCTAAAGCAACTCGTGGTAACATCGATGTGGAAATTAAAGTAGGTTAA
- a CDS encoding MarR family winged helix-turn-helix transcriptional regulator → MDTNTRILEEQLCFSVYNASKQFTKLYREALEPFQLTYPQYIALLVLWEVEEQTVSELGKRLALDSGTLTPMLKRMEHLGYVTRSRHPEDERRVYIRLTEKAIKIQPDVLKSVDNCLQLLDFKELDYTQLLTKIQSLTKQLGGIENEKII, encoded by the coding sequence TTGGACACGAATACACGCATATTAGAAGAGCAACTATGTTTTTCTGTTTACAATGCATCCAAACAATTTACTAAACTTTATCGTGAAGCTTTAGAGCCGTTTCAATTAACCTATCCACAATATATTGCTTTGCTTGTTCTATGGGAAGTTGAAGAACAAACTGTATCAGAACTTGGGAAGAGGTTGGCTTTAGATAGTGGAACTTTAACACCTATGTTAAAACGAATGGAGCATTTAGGATATGTTACACGGAGTCGTCATCCGGAAGACGAGCGCCGCGTTTATATTCGCTTAACAGAAAAAGCAATAAAAATACAACCTGACGTATTAAAAAGCGTGGACAACTGCCTTCAATTACTTGATTTCAAAGAATTAGACTACACACAATTACTTACCAAAATACAATCGTTAACGAAACAATTAGGAGGAATAGAAAATGAAAAAATTATATGA